The following proteins come from a genomic window of Emys orbicularis isolate rEmyOrb1 chromosome 25, rEmyOrb1.hap1, whole genome shotgun sequence:
- the NMT1 gene encoding glycylpeptide N-tetradecanoyltransferase 1, translating into MADDSETAVKRPPSRPQRSSGEENDHEHCSDCENEEEHSYNRGGLSPVDDSGAKKKKKKQKRKKEKGEQLDTAQDQPVKVKLPAERIQEIQKAIELFSVGQGPAKTMEEASKRSYQFWDTQPVPKLGEVVNTHGPVEPDKDNIRQEPYTLPPGFTWDALDLGDRGVLKELYTLLNENYVEDDDNMFRFDYSPEFLLWALRPPGWLPQWHCGVRVISSKKLVGFISAIPATIHIYDSEKKMVEINFLCVHKKLRSKRVAPVLIREITRRVHLEGIFQAVYTAGVVLPKPVGTCRYWHRSLNPRKLIEVKFSHLSRNMTMQRTMKLYRLPETPKTSSLRAMEHKDIAVVHKLLTEYLKQFHLTPVMSREEVEHWFFPQENIIDTFVVESPTGEVTDFLSFYTLPSTIMNHPTHKSLKAAYSFYNVHTKTPLLDLMSDALILAKSKGFDVFNALDLMENKTFLEKLKFGIGDGNLQYYLYNWKCPSMGAEKVGLVLQ; encoded by the exons ATGGCGGACGACAGTGAGACAGCAGTGAAGCGGCCGCCGTCGAGGCCCCAGCGATCGTCCGGGGAGGAGAATGATCACGAGCACTGCAGCGATTGCGAGAACGAGGAAGAGCACAGCTACAACCGGGG TGGCTTAAGTCCAGTGGATGACAGTGGagccaaaaagaagaaaaagaaacagaaacGGAAGAAAGAGAAAGGAGAACAACTTGATACGGCTCAGGATCAGCCCGTAAAG GTGAAACTGCCAGCCGAGAGGATCCAGGAGATTCAGAAAGCCATTGAATTGTTCTCTGTAGGTCAGGGACCTGCCAAGACTATGGAGGAGGCCAGCAAGCGCAGCTACCAGTTCTGGGACACACAGCCAGTACCCAAACTAG gaGAAGTGGTGAACACTCATGGGCCGGTGGAACCAGACAAAGACAATATCCGTCAGGAGCCTTACACCTTGCCCCCAGGCTTCACCTGGGATGCCCTGGACTTGGGGGACCGAGGCGTG CTAAAAGAGCTGTACACGCTCCTGAACGAGAACTACGTGGAAGACGATGACAACATGTTCCGGTTTGATTACTCACCTGAGTTCCTTCTGTG GGCTTTGCGTCCCCCCGGCTGGCTGCCCCAGTGGCACTGCGGGGTCCGAGTCATCTCTAGCAAGAAGCTGGTTGGATTCATCAGTGCGATTCCAGCCACGATCCACATCTACGATTC AGAGAAGAAGATGGTGGAGATAAACTTCCTGTGCGTCCACAAGAAGCTGCGATCTAAACGGGTGGCCCCGGTTTTGATCCGGGAGATCACCCGGCGGGTTCACCTGGAGGGGATTTTTCAGGCTGTTTACACGGCAGGGGTAGTGTTGCCGAAACCCGTCGGCACTTGTAG ATACTGGCATCGGTCCCTGAACCCTCGGAAACTGATTGAAGTCAAGTTTTCCCACCTGAGCAGGAACATGACAATGCAACGCACCATGAAGCTCTACCGGCTGCCGGAG acTCCGAAGACATCCAGCCTGCGGGCAATGGAGCACAAAGACATTGCTGTCGTGCACAAGCTTCTGACCGAGTACCTGAAGCAGTTCCACCTGACCCCAGTCATGAGTCGTGAGGAGGTGGAGCACTGGTTCTTCCCTCAGGAGAATATCATTGACACCTTCGTGGTGGAG AGCCCCACCGGTGAGGTGACAGACTTCCTGAGCTTCTACACGCTGCCCTCCACCATCATGAACCACCCCACTCACAAGAGCCTGAAAGCCGCGTACTCCTTCTACAACGTTCATACCAAGACTCCCCTCCTCGACCTCATGAGCGACGCCCTCATCCTCGCAAAGTCG AAGGGGTTTGATGTGTTCAATGCACTGGATCTCATGGAAAACAAAACCTTCCTGGAGAAGCTGAAGTTTGGGATTGGGGACGGGAATCTGCAGTATTATCTTTACAATTGGAAATGCCCCAGCATGGGGGCAGAGAAG